A portion of the Hoplias malabaricus isolate fHopMal1 chromosome 1, fHopMal1.hap1, whole genome shotgun sequence genome contains these proteins:
- the LOC136671451 gene encoding uncharacterized protein: protein MTSLTKASSSSSFRSSSRYSCSSISSVQTEGSSGTDPFFQSFRSRGSQTLFGDDPLSSTVFSDHLREGPLSSTAFSNHPKGPYLPHQGHLEGSFSSYGGDLSTFGDRDSFGSCRSERESVGGFQGDLRGYQGDGSHGDEASSGGPTTLGTVQDVGDSYHLSVDVSQFEPHDIVVMAFNRSVVIHAEKVGDDGTARDKFTHKSLLPEDMDPLSVCGTLTADGTLLVSVRRNTKSLSSGTST, encoded by the exons ATGACCTCACTGACCAAGGCttcttcctcatcctccttTCGCTCTTCATCGCGGTACAGCTGCAGCAGCATCAGTTCAGTTCAGACAGAGGGCTCTTCGGGCACAGACCCGTTCTTCCAATCCTTCCGCAGTCGTGGATCGCAAACCCTGTTTGGGGATGATCCTCTGTCCTCGACAGTCTTTAGCGACCATCTAAGGGAGGGTCCTCTGTCCTCTACAGCCTTCAGCAACCATCCAAAAGGGCCCTACCTTCCACACCAGGGCCACCTGGAGGGTAGCTTCTCAAGTTATGGTGGTGACTTGAGCACTTTTGGGGACCGGGATTCGTTTGGGAGCTGCAGGAGCGAGAGAGAATCTGTTGGCGGTTTCCAGGGAGACCTTAGGGGTTACCAAGGTGATGGGAGTCATGGAGATGAAG CCAGTTCCGGGGGTCCCACCACTCTGGGTACAGTTCAGGATGTGGGAGACAGCTATCACCTGTCTGTGGACGTGAGCCAGTTTGAGCCACATGACATAGTGGTGATGGCCTTCAATCGCAGTGTAGTTATACACGCTGAGAAG GTTGGGGACGACGGAACTGCCAGGGACAAGTTTACCCATAAGTCCTTGCTGCCAGAGGACATGGACCCCCTGTCTGTTTGTGGAACTCTGACAGCAGATGGGACACTCCTGGTCAGCGTGAGACGTAACACCAAGTCTCTGAGCTCTGGGACCTCTACCTAG